A portion of the Salminus brasiliensis chromosome 9, fSalBra1.hap2, whole genome shotgun sequence genome contains these proteins:
- the ephb3a gene encoding ephrin type-B receptor 3, with the protein MTMDYLLLLYSLLVPVVSAVEETLMDSKWATTELAWTTYPESGWEEVSGYDDSMNPIRTYQVCNVLEPNQNNWLRTDFIPRRGVLRVYVELKFSVRDCASIPNIPGSCKETFNLFYYESDGDTATATSPPWRENPYVKVDTIAPDESFSLLESGIVNTKVRSFGPLSKAGFYLAFQDLGACMSLISARVFFKKCSTTIASFAVFPETATGAEATSLVIAAGACVPNAVEVSVPLKLYCNGDGEWMVPVGSCTCMPGFEPAKKDTQCQACTPGSFKSKQGEGYCMPCPPHSRATSRAASVCPCQSGYYRADSDSPDSACTTVPTAPLNVISSVNETSVSLEWAEPRDSGGRADVVYNVVCKKCQHSGGFCVRCDDNVDVSPRRLGLADRQAAVRNLQAHTRYSFEIQAVNGVSAKSPSAPHYATVNITTNQAAPSAVPTVHLMRATASTLSLSWLPPERPNGVILDYEIKYQERGESFSHTVTAQSSSARVEGLKAGKVYTVQVRARTVAGYGTYSNPVDFSTSLHDDPERSVQDQLPLIIGSALAGFVVIIAMVVIAVVCLRRQRTGSELEYTEKLQQYVSPGVKVYIDPFTYEDPNEAVHEFAREIDISCVKIEEVIGAGEFGEVCRGRLKQPGRKEATVAIKTLKAGYTEHQRRDFLAEASIMGQFDHPNVIHLEGVLTRSCPVLIVTEFMENGALDSFLRLNDGRFTVTQLVGMLRGVAAGMKYLSDMNYVHRDLAARNVLVNSNLVCKVSDFGLSRFLDDNSSDPTYTSSLGGKIPIRWTAPEAIAFRKFTSASDVWSYGIVMWEVMSFGERPYWDMSNQDVMNAVEQDYRLPPPMDCPAVLHQLMLECWVKERNARPRFAQIVSTLDKLLRNAASLKVLTSAHSGDLYRVGGTLPGHQRKSLGGVQDMRQMSQTLPIRV; encoded by the exons AGACACTTATGGACAGCAAGTGGGCCACAACCGAGCTGGCCTGGACCACCTATCCAGAAAGTGGG TGGGAGGAGGTCAGCGGCTATGACGACTCCATGAATCCCATCCGGACGTACCAGGTGTGTAACGTCCTTGAGCCTAACCAGAACAACTGGCTGCGGACGGACTTTATTCCGCGGCGGGGCGTCCTGCGCGTTTACGTAGAGCTTAAGTTCTCGGTGCGGGACTGCGCCAGCATCCCCAACATCCCCGGCTCCTGCAAAGAAACCTTCAACCTCTTCTACTACGAGTCTGACGGAGACACGGCCACGGCCACCAGCCCGCCCTGGAGGGAGAACCCTTACGTCAAG GTGGACACCATAGCCCCTGATGAAAGTTTCTCCCTGCTGGAGTCAGGGATTGTCAACACCAAAGTCCGGAGCTTCGGCCCACTCTCCAAAGCCGGCTTTTACCTGGCCTTCCAGGACCTGGGCGCCTGCATGTCCCTCATATCGGCACGGGTCTTCTTCAAGAAGTGCTCCACCACCATTGCCAGCTTCGCCGTTTTCCCCGAGACGGCCACGGGCGCCGAGGCCACTTCGCTGGTGATTGCGGCGGGCGCCTGCGTCCCCAACGCAGTGGAGGTGTCTGTCCCCCTCAAGCTGTACTGCAACGGAGACGGCGAGTGGATGGTTCCCGTGGGATCCTGCACCTGCATGCCGGGCTTCGAGCCGGCCAAGAAAGACACCCAATGTCAGG CCTGCACTCCAGGGTCCTTCAAGTCCAAGCAGGGCGAGGGCTACTGCATGCCCTGTCCCCCTCATAGCCGCGCCACCTCCAGGGCGGCCAGCGTGTGTCCGTGCCAGAGTGGATACTACCGCGCCGACAGCGACTCTCCGGACTCTGCCTGCACCA CCGTTCCGACAGCTCCGTTAAACGTCATCTCTAGCGTGAATGAAACGTCTGTGTCTCTGGAGTGGGCGGAGCCACGGGACTCGGGTGGCCGAGCCGACGTGGTCTACAACGTGGTGTGTAAGAAGTGCCAGCACAGCGGCGGCTTCTGCGTGCGCTGTGACGACAACGTGGACGTCTCCCCGCGGCGGCTGGGTCTGGCCGACAGGCAGGCAGCCGTCAGGAACCTGCAGGCGCACACGCGCTACAGCTTTGAGATCCAGGCCGTCAACGGGGTCTCCGCCAAGAGCCCCTCAGCACCGCACTACGCCACTGTCAACATCACCACCAATCAAGCAG CCCCTTCTGCCGTCCCCACGGTGCACCTGATGCGGGCCACCGCCAGCACCTTGAGCCTGTCCTGGCTGCCCCCGGAGCGGCCCAACGGGGTGATCCTGGATTATGAGATCAAGTACCAGGAGCGG GGAGAATCCTTCTCCCACACTGTCACTGCGCAGTCCAGCTCAGCCAGGGTGGAGGGTTTAAAAGCGGGGAAGGTGTACACAGTCCAGGTCCGAGCTCGCACGGTGGCCGGCTATGGCACTTACAGTAACCCAGTGGATTTCAGCACCAGCCTGCATG ACGATCCGGAGCGGTCAGTGCAGGACCAGCTGCCCCTCATCATCGGCTCAGCCTTGGCTGGCTTCGTGGTCATCATCGCCATGGTGGTCATAGCTGTGGTCTGCCTCAG GAGGCAGCGCACGGGTTCAGAGCTGGAGTACACCGAGAAACTGCAGCAATACG TGTCTCCGGGCGTGAAGGTATACATCGACCCGTTCACTTACGAAGACCCCAACGAGGCTGTGCACGAGTTTGCCCGCGAGATCGACATTTCCTGCGTGAAGATCGAGGAAGTCATCGGAGCAG GAGAGTTCGGAGAAGTGTGCCGGGGGAGGCTGAAGCAGCCCGGTCGGAAAGAAGCGACCGTGGCCATCAAGACGCTGAAAGCGGGCTACACGGAGCACCAAAGGCGGGACTTCCTGGCCGAGGCCAGCATCATGGGCCAGTTCGACCACCCCAACGTCATTCACCTGGAAGGAGTGCTGACCAGGAGCTGTCCGGTGCTTATCGTCACCGAGTTCATGGAGAACGGCGCTCTGGATTCCTTCCTCAGG CTGAACGACGGCAGGTTCACGGTTACCCAGCTAGTCGGCATGCTGAGGGGCGTTGCCGCTGGCATGAAGTACCTCTCGGACATGAACTACGTCCACCGCGACCTGGCAGCCCGCAATGTGCTGGTCAACAGCAACCTGGTGTGCAAGGTGTCCGACTTCGGCCTGTCCCGCTTCCTAGACGACAACTCGTCGGACCCCACCTACACCAGCTCCCTG GGTGGAAAAATCCCAATCCGCTGGACTGCCCCCGAAGCTATCGCCTTCCGTAAGTTCACCTCAGCCAGCGATGTGTGGAGCTACGGCATCGTTATGTGGGAGGTGATGTCGTTCGGAGAGCGGCCCTACTGGGATATGAGCAACCAAGAT GTGATGAACGCAGTGGAGCAGGACTACAGGCTGCCCCCGCCGATGGACTGCCCAGCTGTGCTCCACCAGCTGATGCTGGAGTGCTGGGTGAAGGAGCGCAACGCCCGGCCGCGCTTCGCGCAGATCGTCAGCACGCTGGACAAACTCCTGCGCAATGCCGCCAGCCTCAAAGTGCTGACCTCTGCACACTCAGG GGATCTATATCGCGTCGGCGGGACCCTGCCTGGGCACCAGAGGAAGAGCCTCGGCGGTGTTCAGGACATGCGGCAGATGAGCCAAACCCTCCCCATCCGCGTCTGA